A window of Rhizobium sp. CIAT894 contains these coding sequences:
- a CDS encoding ABC transporter permease, with protein MMSGIAFRQITQDRSLFVPAGLFIVLLVAVALRGHGLFTNNGLAGAILVATPLILTALALTPIVMAGRGAVDLSVGPLMGFINVTLITWLVGNGITNPIAVIVWAVGLGAAFQLLQALVIIYVRVAPIIVTLSGFLVLSGLNLMVMSRPGGVAPDWMLSWGAGTDIMSPVLLLLVAAYALWLLLRGTMFYRNLRMTGADERMAYTSGVRVDAVRIIAHVVGGAFAGLAALSYTALISSGDPTQGSTYTLQAVTALVLGGASLSGGRGGALGSTLGAINMFLISYLLSTFNFGTVSGFVTQMAFGLILVGSLLVNVFVISRRAVV; from the coding sequence ATGATGTCTGGAATCGCATTCCGTCAAATCACCCAGGACCGTTCCCTCTTCGTGCCGGCCGGCCTCTTCATTGTCCTTTTGGTCGCCGTTGCCCTACGCGGACACGGGCTATTCACGAACAACGGCCTCGCAGGTGCAATCCTTGTCGCCACGCCCTTGATTCTAACGGCGCTTGCCCTCACCCCCATTGTCATGGCGGGTCGTGGAGCAGTGGACCTTTCAGTTGGCCCCTTGATGGGGTTCATCAACGTTACCCTTATTACCTGGCTTGTGGGTAACGGAATTACCAACCCTATCGCAGTGATAGTATGGGCAGTCGGCCTGGGAGCGGCATTCCAGCTACTCCAGGCGCTGGTTATCATTTATGTGCGTGTCGCTCCGATAATCGTTACGCTGTCGGGTTTTCTTGTCCTCTCCGGGTTGAACCTGATGGTGATGTCCCGACCGGGTGGAGTCGCGCCCGACTGGATGCTTAGCTGGGGGGCGGGGACCGACATCATGTCACCTGTTTTGCTGTTGCTGGTTGCAGCGTATGCATTATGGCTCCTTCTCAGGGGGACTATGTTTTACCGCAACCTTCGCATGACGGGTGCGGATGAGCGCATGGCGTATACGAGCGGCGTTCGAGTGGACGCAGTCCGCATCATCGCCCACGTTGTTGGTGGAGCATTCGCTGGACTTGCCGCCCTCAGCTACACGGCGCTGATCTCCTCTGGTGATCCGACGCAGGGCAGCACCTACACCCTTCAGGCTGTTACGGCCCTGGTTCTCGGAGGTGCGAGCCTCTCCGGTGGTCGTGGTGGAGCACTTGGATCTACGCTTGGCGCGATCAACATGTTCCTCATCTCCTATCTCCTCTCCACCTTCAACTTCGGCACGGTTTCGGGGTTCGTTACCCAGATGGCATTCGGCTTAATCCTCGTCGGATCACTTCTCGTGAACGTCTTTGTCATCAGTCGCCGCGCGGTTGTGTAA
- a CDS encoding ABC transporter permease, whose product MVATVMNSEIKSAQKSNPLKAHRSIVIGFVLLASLLALGALLVPGFVSSQNARSILLLAAFLGLASIGQTLCALVGALDLSIPYIIGGANILLPSLMVAGIPAPLAMLVVMLLGALVGAANGALSFRLQGQALIMSLGVGFAAVGAVQIYTSLGSAFGGTVFAPVPEWLRNISAFNGKFFGLSLPPVIVIWAIVAIALGWFMYNTWFGRSIYAVGGSRTAAARLGISEFKVWTVIHSVSGAMSAITGMLLLGFSGGGFVGVGDPYLFTTVAAVVIGGTSLLGGAGGYGATVLGVLVLTVLTSLLVGLGLNFPAQQAVVGLLIVPMVAIYARSPHIRNQI is encoded by the coding sequence ATGGTCGCGACAGTTATGAATTCCGAAATCAAATCGGCTCAGAAGTCTAACCCGCTCAAGGCTCATCGGAGCATCGTCATTGGCTTTGTTCTTCTGGCCTCTCTCTTAGCACTCGGTGCATTGCTGGTCCCCGGCTTCGTATCATCCCAAAACGCGCGTTCAATCCTTCTTCTCGCAGCGTTTCTGGGGCTTGCCTCCATTGGCCAGACGCTGTGCGCTCTGGTCGGTGCGCTCGATCTTTCGATACCATATATTATTGGAGGCGCGAACATCCTCCTTCCCAGCCTTATGGTCGCAGGTATTCCCGCTCCCCTCGCGATGCTGGTTGTCATGCTCCTCGGTGCGCTTGTCGGGGCCGCCAATGGCGCCCTGAGCTTCCGTCTCCAAGGGCAAGCGCTGATCATGTCGCTCGGAGTTGGCTTCGCGGCCGTCGGTGCGGTCCAGATCTACACCTCACTCGGCTCGGCGTTTGGTGGTACAGTGTTTGCTCCGGTACCCGAATGGCTGAGGAACATTTCGGCGTTCAACGGAAAGTTTTTCGGCCTGTCGCTGCCTCCGGTCATCGTGATCTGGGCTATCGTCGCCATCGCGCTTGGATGGTTCATGTACAACACCTGGTTTGGCCGCAGCATTTACGCCGTCGGCGGAAGCCGGACGGCGGCCGCCCGCCTCGGGATCTCCGAGTTCAAGGTCTGGACCGTCATCCATAGCGTCAGCGGTGCCATGTCTGCAATCACGGGCATGCTGCTACTAGGGTTTTCCGGTGGTGGCTTCGTCGGCGTGGGCGACCCTTATCTTTTCACCACCGTAGCAGCGGTGGTGATTGGAGGGACGTCGCTTCTTGGTGGGGCGGGCGGCTATGGCGCGACAGTGCTCGGTGTTCTTGTCCTGACTGTACTGACCTCGCTTCTAGTTGGCCTCGGACTGAACTTTCCGGCGCAGCAGGCTGTCGTCGGTCTGCTCATCGTTCCGATGGTAGCGATATACGCACGGTCACCACACATTCGAAATCAGATATGA
- a CDS encoding NAD-dependent succinate-semialdehyde dehydrogenase, translated as MAISSTLLGRLKDQTLVREQMLVGGKWSSEGVNGTRINVLNPSTMDVLASLPSAGLAEVRASIDAAKAAQKKWAKVSAKERSLIMRKFYEEVVANAEDLAVILTSEMGKPLAEARGEIAYGASYIEWFGEEAKRVYGDTIPGHQADKRLLVIKQPVGVVAAIAPWNFPSAMVCRKIAPALASGCAIVFKPAAETPLSALALAILAERAGIPDGLFSVLPTDNARMFGEEVCSNPVVKKLTFTGSTEVGRILMAQGAQKIMKLSLELGGNAPFIVFDDADLDQAVEGAMLSKFRNAGQTCVCANRIYVQSGIHDRFVEKLAMRVSALQVLDGFESGATIGPLINDEAVAKLYGHIDDAVTKGATVVVGGDRDARGGTFVQPTLLSGATKDMKVAREETFAPLAPVFKFDTVEEVIELANDTEFGLAAYFFANDLRNVWKVTEALEYGMVGVNTGLISTELAPFGGVKQSGFGREGSKYGMDDFLSMKYVCMGGIGA; from the coding sequence ATGGCAATCTCCAGCACCCTGCTAGGCCGTTTAAAGGACCAGACTCTCGTTCGCGAGCAGATGCTGGTTGGAGGAAAGTGGTCGAGCGAAGGGGTAAACGGCACACGCATCAACGTGCTAAACCCCTCCACGATGGACGTCCTTGCCTCTCTGCCTAGCGCTGGCCTTGCTGAAGTGCGAGCCTCTATCGATGCTGCAAAGGCTGCACAGAAGAAGTGGGCTAAGGTTTCGGCGAAGGAACGCTCGCTGATCATGCGGAAGTTCTACGAAGAGGTGGTAGCTAACGCTGAAGACCTGGCCGTAATTCTGACATCGGAAATGGGCAAGCCACTGGCGGAAGCGCGTGGCGAGATTGCTTACGGCGCTTCCTACATCGAATGGTTCGGTGAGGAAGCCAAGCGTGTCTATGGTGACACCATTCCAGGTCACCAGGCCGACAAGCGACTGCTTGTCATCAAGCAGCCGGTTGGCGTTGTGGCCGCCATCGCTCCTTGGAACTTTCCGTCGGCGATGGTGTGCCGCAAGATCGCGCCGGCGCTCGCGTCCGGCTGCGCGATCGTATTCAAGCCTGCTGCCGAGACTCCGTTATCGGCGCTTGCATTGGCGATCCTCGCGGAGCGTGCCGGAATACCCGATGGCTTGTTCAGCGTCCTCCCGACGGATAATGCAAGAATGTTTGGCGAGGAGGTCTGCTCCAACCCGGTCGTCAAGAAACTGACCTTCACCGGTTCGACCGAAGTTGGCCGTATCTTGATGGCGCAAGGCGCCCAGAAGATCATGAAGCTGAGCTTGGAACTCGGCGGCAATGCGCCGTTTATCGTTTTCGACGATGCAGATCTCGACCAGGCGGTCGAGGGGGCTATGCTTTCTAAGTTTCGTAACGCGGGTCAGACCTGCGTGTGCGCGAACCGTATTTACGTACAGAGCGGGATCCATGACAGGTTCGTCGAGAAGCTGGCAATGCGCGTGAGTGCCTTGCAGGTTCTTGACGGGTTTGAGAGCGGGGCGACGATCGGCCCGTTGATCAACGATGAAGCGGTAGCAAAGCTCTATGGTCATATCGATGACGCTGTGACCAAGGGTGCGACTGTCGTGGTTGGTGGTGACCGCGATGCTCGCGGAGGCACGTTCGTTCAACCAACGCTTCTCTCGGGTGCGACAAAGGATATGAAGGTTGCGCGTGAGGAAACCTTCGCGCCTCTAGCTCCGGTGTTCAAGTTCGATACTGTCGAGGAAGTCATCGAACTCGCGAACGATACGGAATTCGGCTTGGCAGCCTACTTTTTCGCCAACGACCTCAGGAACGTTTGGAAGGTCACAGAGGCGCTGGAATACGGCATGGTTGGCGTGAACACGGGTCTGATTTCCACCGAATTAGCGCCATTCGGCGGCGTCAAGCAATCCGGCTTCGGCCGAGAGGGCTCAAAGTACGGAATGGATGACTTCTTATCCATGAAATACGTCTGCATGGGCGGGATCGGCGCATAG
- a CDS encoding methyl-accepting chemotaxis protein, producing the protein MPKSIRLALSLIFVLLSLLAAGQGIVSIVKLLSIRSNISEVASNWLPSIDVINRINTITGDYRILQFRLVTKSSDSTSLAHNITTFRQKMEDLANARGEYEPMVTSGEERQAYDAFSALWTQYQEDGERIVKLMQAGKKDEAFALLTSDATTKLYNDSGALLDQDVAVNKRGGVAAVGNTMGAVSSTVLVTILAMALATTTGIIALLYCIRKITDPISRLTTTMGVLADGNLDTEVPFAMRADEIGKMSRAVEVFKKNSIKARDLNAQEAALQAKSADLQSSIAEVVSAAVAGDFTHRITKKYGDAALDRFAGSVNELVTSVDRGIAETRRVISALADGDLTENMCGEFQGAFGELKSNVNATMAALRSVLGEVRSAVDTINGGAGEMRIASGDLSKRTEQQAAALEETSSALEEITVAVKSSTERATEASHMVDEARRSTEQSSAVVKDAVAAMGRIEQASDEIGQIINVIDEIAFQTNLLALNAGVEAARAGDAGKGFAVVAQEVRELAQRSATAAKDIKALINRSGDEVKTGVRLVTATGDALGLIRGHVIKVNEHVHTISTAAREQSTGLAEVSTAVNQMDQTTQQNAAMVEESTAATNRLADEASNLARLIARFRLDGSTSVRRVAHQNGKPAASPARALSQKLAGAFGGRTTAAVATKEWEEF; encoded by the coding sequence ATGCCCAAGTCCATTAGACTCGCTTTATCTTTGATATTTGTTCTACTCTCTCTTCTCGCGGCGGGCCAGGGCATCGTGAGTATCGTCAAGCTGCTGTCCATTAGGAGCAATATATCCGAAGTTGCCAGCAACTGGCTGCCATCGATCGATGTGATAAATCGGATCAATACGATCACCGGGGACTACCGCATCCTGCAGTTCAGGCTGGTGACAAAATCATCAGATTCGACGAGCCTTGCGCATAATATCACCACCTTCCGCCAGAAGATGGAGGATCTGGCGAATGCCCGTGGTGAATATGAGCCGATGGTGACATCCGGCGAGGAGCGTCAGGCCTATGACGCGTTCTCCGCTTTGTGGACGCAATATCAGGAGGATGGCGAGCGGATTGTTAAACTAATGCAGGCAGGCAAGAAGGATGAAGCATTTGCTCTTCTAACGAGTGACGCCACGACGAAACTGTATAATGATAGTGGAGCGCTCCTTGACCAGGATGTCGCAGTTAACAAGCGTGGTGGAGTTGCGGCCGTCGGAAACACGATGGGCGCCGTTTCATCGACGGTTTTGGTCACCATTCTTGCCATGGCGCTGGCAACTACGACGGGCATTATAGCCCTGCTTTACTGCATCCGGAAGATTACCGATCCGATCTCGCGGTTGACTACCACGATGGGCGTACTGGCAGATGGTAATCTCGACACTGAGGTTCCTTTCGCAATGCGCGCCGACGAAATCGGCAAGATGTCGAGAGCCGTTGAGGTATTCAAGAAAAACAGCATCAAGGCCCGCGATCTGAACGCGCAGGAGGCCGCGTTGCAGGCCAAGAGCGCCGACTTGCAGTCGAGCATTGCCGAGGTGGTGTCAGCCGCCGTAGCCGGTGACTTCACCCATCGCATCACCAAGAAATACGGCGATGCGGCTCTCGACCGTTTTGCAGGAAGCGTCAACGAGCTGGTCACCTCTGTTGACCGGGGCATCGCCGAAACTCGCCGAGTTATCTCAGCGCTTGCCGATGGGGATCTGACGGAAAACATGTGCGGCGAGTTTCAGGGAGCCTTTGGTGAACTGAAGAGTAATGTCAACGCCACCATGGCAGCCCTTCGATCCGTATTAGGCGAGGTTCGCTCCGCCGTCGACACGATCAACGGCGGAGCCGGCGAGATGCGCATCGCCTCAGGCGACCTTTCAAAGCGCACGGAACAGCAAGCCGCGGCTCTGGAGGAGACCTCTTCGGCGCTTGAGGAAATCACGGTGGCGGTAAAAAGCTCGACAGAAAGAGCCACGGAAGCCAGCCATATGGTCGATGAGGCACGCAGAAGCACCGAGCAGTCGAGCGCGGTTGTCAAAGACGCGGTCGCCGCCATGGGCCGCATCGAGCAGGCCTCGGATGAAATCGGCCAGATCATTAACGTCATTGACGAGATCGCCTTCCAGACCAATCTTTTGGCCCTTAACGCCGGCGTCGAGGCGGCGCGTGCGGGTGACGCTGGAAAGGGTTTCGCCGTTGTGGCTCAGGAGGTGCGTGAACTGGCACAGCGCTCCGCCACTGCCGCCAAGGATATCAAGGCGCTGATCAACCGGTCCGGCGACGAGGTCAAAACTGGGGTCAGGCTGGTAACGGCCACAGGCGATGCCCTTGGTCTAATCCGAGGCCACGTGATCAAGGTGAACGAGCACGTTCATACGATCTCGACAGCGGCTCGAGAGCAATCGACCGGGCTGGCGGAAGTCAGCACTGCGGTCAACCAGATGGATCAGACAACCCAGCAGAATGCGGCGATGGTGGAAGAATCGACGGCGGCCACCAACCGGTTGGCGGATGAGGCTTCCAATCTGGCGCGGCTTATTGCGCGCTTCAGGCTCGACGGTTCGACTTCTGTACGGCGTGTTGCCCACCAGAACGGTAAGCCGGCCGCCTCGCCAGCGCGTGCCCTCTCCCAGAAGCTTGCCGGCGCCTTCGGCGGACGTACTACAGCCGCTGTCGCGACTAAGGAATGGGAAGAGTTTTAA
- a CDS encoding AraC family transcriptional regulator: MTESLFSKPDEGTLVKDSFIEGSDPERLLPLISSPLASSDLAQHDSRSLNSRCSRISLDGFGVADAHHEEAFSVMIDSPVDVVTVFLPASGNAVFHWSGQQVESPHVANAPLNARQDGIRSQLSLTIDTQSLRDKLSRMLDRTISGNLQIQPTLDLASSAGTLMRELALSAHRGLSAGGALRQCPSAYSSLLDAIEYLLIESCMHRYTDELRRPAPSPTPRHVKRAMEFMEEHMAQPISLNDIAAAAKVSVRTLQHGFRQFRNTSPTMHLRDLRMCAARQELLQNGAKISVSEIALKWGFTHLGRFAAEYKRRYGELPSKTVHMSDVLPLRRSMCASQASPPES, from the coding sequence ATGACCGAAAGTTTGTTCAGCAAGCCCGATGAAGGGACCTTAGTGAAAGACAGCTTTATCGAGGGCTCCGATCCCGAACGTCTTTTGCCTTTGATATCATCGCCCCTGGCGTCCTCTGACCTTGCTCAACACGACAGTAGATCGCTTAACTCTCGCTGCAGTCGAATTTCCCTTGATGGTTTTGGCGTTGCGGATGCCCATCATGAAGAGGCGTTCTCGGTCATGATAGATTCCCCAGTTGACGTCGTAACGGTCTTCCTGCCGGCGTCCGGGAATGCAGTCTTTCATTGGTCTGGGCAACAGGTAGAGTCGCCGCATGTTGCAAATGCTCCGCTGAATGCCCGACAAGATGGCATAAGATCTCAACTGTCATTGACGATCGATACGCAATCCTTGCGTGACAAGCTTTCTCGCATGCTCGATCGGACGATCAGCGGAAATCTGCAAATTCAGCCGACCCTTGATCTTGCATCGAGCGCGGGAACGCTCATGCGAGAACTAGCCCTGTCTGCCCATCGCGGCCTCAGTGCCGGGGGGGCTCTGCGACAATGCCCGTCGGCCTATAGCTCGCTCCTCGACGCGATAGAGTACCTTTTGATCGAAAGCTGTATGCATCGCTATACCGATGAACTTCGTCGTCCGGCTCCGTCTCCCACGCCTCGCCACGTGAAACGGGCAATGGAGTTTATGGAAGAGCATATGGCTCAACCCATTTCCCTTAACGATATCGCCGCTGCGGCCAAGGTCAGCGTGCGGACTTTGCAGCACGGCTTCCGACAATTTCGCAATACCAGCCCCACAATGCACCTCCGAGACTTGCGTATGTGCGCAGCTCGACAGGAACTGCTGCAAAACGGCGCTAAAATCAGCGTTTCGGAAATAGCGCTTAAGTGGGGCTTCACACACCTCGGCCGTTTTGCTGCAGAGTACAAGAGACGTTACGGCGAACTGCCATCTAAAACAGTGCATATGAGCGATGTTCTGCCGCTTAGGCGATCTATGTGTGCTTCGCAGGCCTCTCCGCCCGAAAGCTGA
- a CDS encoding SDR family oxidoreductase produces MVERDSDANMSPGEKVCVLIGASNPVGLCLARSFIEKGYRVAVGDANPADFASLAEGQGNNFLPVKVNPNRDVYVNSMADQVYLRWRRVDVLVNIVFRRNETTQTVTGSLSSANLGLDAVSNLIRVTGAFSSRLQGAELAVVDVAWFEETTSLEAEAVLQAALRTTTSAIARQYFGSGLRINAVHASDVNSTSSSENDVLRTVIHAVQFLANSQLSGKLTGNVLEIDPRCR; encoded by the coding sequence TTGGTTGAACGTGACAGTGACGCCAACATGTCTCCTGGGGAAAAAGTCTGTGTCTTGATAGGCGCGTCAAATCCTGTTGGTCTTTGTTTGGCGCGCTCATTTATAGAAAAAGGCTATCGGGTCGCCGTAGGCGACGCCAATCCCGCCGACTTCGCCTCCCTGGCTGAAGGCCAGGGAAACAATTTTTTACCGGTCAAAGTCAACCCGAACAGAGACGTTTACGTCAACTCAATGGCTGACCAGGTGTATTTGCGCTGGAGACGGGTCGACGTTCTGGTGAACATAGTTTTCCGCAGAAATGAAACAACCCAAACTGTAACGGGATCACTATCCAGCGCGAATCTGGGGCTTGATGCCGTATCCAATCTAATCAGAGTTACAGGTGCCTTTAGCTCTCGACTTCAGGGCGCGGAGCTTGCCGTAGTGGACGTCGCATGGTTCGAAGAGACGACCTCGCTGGAAGCAGAAGCCGTCCTTCAAGCGGCGTTGCGCACTACTACCTCCGCAATTGCTAGGCAATATTTCGGTTCCGGGCTGAGGATAAATGCTGTACACGCCAGCGATGTGAACTCTACGTCTTCAAGCGAAAATGACGTGCTTCGAACAGTGATCCACGCCGTGCAATTCCTGGCGAATTCGCAACTGTCCGGAAAGCTGACAGGGAACGTGCTGGAGATCGATCCTCGGTGCAGATAG
- a CDS encoding HAMP domain-containing methyl-accepting chemotaxis protein, with protein sequence MFVDRLLSTFTIRAKVLLVLVPLILILAAVGGVGLKATGLLQSRLRLSNEVLQTLSGFRSVAESMNRFLAQSSTEYRDEALTSLNGQSATMQSLQEAAAGSGSETGALENSVSAMSVISGSIGRMWSLHNDEESVRSDIVSNLSKIKEVGGALKLAAVDVRSQVRNQENSGKTMLREATRSLDTASVMQHMAQDLVSLPDGAKQPPTVAQQGLVIKKSLKTVKRVVSTADEQAVTKIERTIAKLIANPEFVDPSTRLAGSDLQSFATNLRVDAIQHMIEGTNAIRALDKALTDSEMLVATATTIGQDADSIEIEINNLFRTANAENQQRLVEQLTKLARDTVAVGGVASSISGFDKMQEDLFAQVDSIQENTEKLVKIAEARQAQYSEADKTGQEIWKNLVTFAATQENDARNESNLARLLSTIATVSGVLVALAAGAGLMATLRAPIERIAKRMQELAKGDLRSQIVGRDRRDEIGEMARALEVFRENAVSKMDIETRTEADRKTVEQERMDRERERAQMEEEVATAVTILGEALSRLARGDISQEIDRQFHPNLEPLRRDFNHSLSILRETVSHIDENTNQIQWGTSELFKASDDLSRRTELQAASLEEAAAAVEQVTVTVRKSSENAYETQAFVSVVKEHAEGAATIVTDAINAMGRIEDASHKIGQIIGLIDTIAFQTNLLALNAGVEAARAGDAGKGFAVVAQEVRELAQKSSAAAREIRHLISESSSEVAIGSDYVGKAGEALHNITASILKISDRIDQIVNSSREQAASLAEINNNVNVLDQGTQQNAAMAEQTNAAAKTLSDQTNELSERLASFKLTEDKSTRRVRLVA encoded by the coding sequence ATGTTCGTCGATCGCCTGTTGTCCACCTTTACCATAAGAGCAAAGGTGTTATTGGTACTTGTACCCTTGATCCTGATATTGGCGGCAGTTGGTGGGGTCGGCTTAAAAGCAACTGGCTTGCTTCAGTCTCGTCTTCGGCTTTCAAATGAGGTTCTTCAGACCTTGAGCGGGTTTCGAAGTGTCGCGGAAAGCATGAACCGCTTTTTGGCGCAAAGCTCAACGGAGTACCGAGATGAGGCGCTGACAAGTTTAAACGGGCAGAGCGCAACCATGCAGTCGCTCCAGGAAGCGGCGGCAGGTAGCGGGAGCGAAACTGGTGCGCTCGAAAACAGTGTATCGGCAATGTCCGTTATCTCGGGCAGCATCGGCCGCATGTGGTCTTTGCATAATGACGAGGAATCCGTTCGCAGCGACATTGTTTCCAACTTGTCCAAGATCAAGGAGGTCGGAGGCGCCCTTAAATTGGCTGCGGTTGATGTGCGCTCACAAGTACGCAATCAGGAGAACTCCGGGAAAACCATGCTCCGGGAGGCTACCCGCTCACTCGATACGGCATCAGTTATGCAACACATGGCGCAAGACTTGGTGAGCTTGCCGGACGGAGCGAAGCAGCCTCCGACTGTCGCCCAGCAAGGGCTTGTGATCAAAAAGTCGCTAAAAACAGTAAAGCGGGTAGTCTCGACTGCTGACGAGCAGGCCGTTACTAAAATTGAGAGGACTATCGCCAAGCTAATCGCCAACCCCGAATTTGTCGACCCTTCCACACGGCTTGCCGGCTCTGACCTACAGAGCTTTGCGACGAACCTGCGAGTGGATGCGATCCAGCACATGATTGAAGGAACAAATGCGATCCGGGCGTTGGATAAAGCGTTGACGGATTCCGAAATGCTTGTTGCGACGGCGACAACGATCGGGCAGGACGCCGATTCGATCGAAATCGAAATCAATAACCTGTTCCGTACAGCCAACGCAGAGAATCAGCAGCGCCTCGTTGAGCAACTTACAAAATTGGCGCGTGACACCGTTGCAGTTGGAGGCGTTGCCAGCTCGATATCTGGCTTCGATAAAATGCAGGAAGATCTATTCGCCCAGGTGGATTCTATCCAAGAGAACACAGAGAAGCTGGTCAAGATAGCGGAAGCCCGCCAAGCGCAATATTCTGAGGCGGACAAAACCGGCCAGGAGATCTGGAAAAACCTCGTAACCTTTGCAGCAACTCAGGAAAACGATGCTCGCAATGAAAGCAATCTTGCCCGCTTGCTGTCAACTATCGCCACAGTGTCCGGCGTCTTGGTAGCCTTGGCGGCTGGCGCCGGCCTGATGGCGACGCTTCGCGCCCCGATCGAACGGATCGCGAAGCGCATGCAAGAGCTTGCAAAGGGCGATCTTCGATCGCAGATTGTCGGGCGTGACCGGAGAGACGAAATAGGTGAAATGGCTCGCGCACTCGAGGTTTTCCGTGAAAATGCTGTCTCGAAGATGGACATCGAGACACGAACGGAAGCCGATAGGAAAACCGTTGAACAGGAGCGGATGGATCGTGAACGCGAACGCGCTCAGATGGAGGAGGAGGTCGCAACTGCCGTCACCATTCTAGGAGAGGCGTTATCTCGATTGGCGCGTGGCGACATCTCTCAAGAAATTGACCGCCAATTCCATCCCAATCTTGAGCCGCTGAGGCGCGATTTCAATCACTCGCTTTCGATCCTGAGAGAGACAGTGTCTCATATCGACGAGAATACCAATCAAATTCAATGGGGAACCAGCGAGCTTTTCAAAGCCTCAGATGATCTGTCGCGGCGAACTGAATTGCAAGCCGCCTCACTGGAGGAGGCTGCGGCCGCCGTCGAACAGGTGACGGTCACGGTCAGAAAATCATCCGAAAATGCCTATGAAACCCAGGCTTTCGTGTCTGTTGTTAAAGAACACGCCGAGGGTGCGGCAACCATTGTGACCGATGCGATCAACGCAATGGGCAGAATAGAAGACGCGTCCCACAAGATCGGCCAAATCATTGGTTTGATCGATACGATTGCGTTCCAGACGAATCTTTTGGCACTAAATGCTGGTGTCGAGGCGGCTCGTGCTGGAGATGCCGGAAAGGGTTTTGCAGTCGTAGCCCAGGAAGTGCGCGAACTTGCCCAGAAATCATCAGCTGCAGCCCGCGAGATTCGCCACCTGATTTCGGAATCCTCTTCGGAGGTGGCGATCGGCTCAGATTACGTGGGGAAAGCAGGTGAGGCGTTACACAACATAACGGCGTCGATCTTGAAGATTTCCGATCGGATTGATCAAATCGTCAATTCGAGCCGCGAGCAAGCGGCGTCCCTCGCCGAGATCAACAATAACGTCAATGTACTTGACCAGGGAACACAACAAAACGCTGCCATGGCCGAGCAGACAAATGCCGCGGCAAAGACTCTCTCGGATCAGACTAACGAACTCAGCGAGCGGCTCGCTTCATTCAAATTGACCGAAGATAAGTCGACGCGTCGGGTTAGGTTAGTGGCGTAA